Proteins encoded in a region of the Candidatus Brocadiaceae bacterium genome:
- a CDS encoding HAD family phosphatase, protein MAGDVPPYRVVALDIDGTILDSRQRVTDELKAVLARLSARSVRAVLCTGRRWSGALPVLRTLEHGHPIVVCSGGALIKDADTGRTLRAVPMPRRTAQEAVRVMRRNGLLPMVLYDRPAEKPDLLVAERDRPLVGRLPYAAAHAPGWEWYAGEFPDGDEPPLVCYAVDERGPIEQGLAALREALGEAAIANALGLPRYGPTQTALEVHDPGATKWLSLAWLLERWGMGPADVVAIGDDVNDVPMLRAAGLSFAMGNAPPSVKAEADAVTGSNDEHGVVEALTGVFGL, encoded by the coding sequence GTGGCGGGCGACGTGCCACCATACCGCGTTGTGGCTCTGGACATCGACGGCACGATCCTGGACAGCCGCCAGCGTGTGACCGACGAGTTGAAGGCCGTGCTGGCGCGCCTGTCGGCGCGGTCCGTGCGGGCCGTGCTGTGCACGGGCCGCCGCTGGAGCGGGGCTCTGCCGGTGCTCCGGACGCTCGAGCACGGGCACCCGATCGTCGTCTGCAGCGGCGGGGCGCTGATCAAGGACGCCGACACGGGCCGCACGCTCCGCGCGGTGCCGATGCCGCGCCGGACGGCGCAGGAGGCGGTGCGCGTGATGCGCCGGAACGGCCTGCTCCCCATGGTGCTGTACGACCGCCCGGCGGAGAAGCCGGACCTGCTGGTGGCGGAGCGCGATCGGCCCCTGGTGGGGAGGCTTCCCTACGCCGCCGCGCACGCGCCGGGCTGGGAGTGGTACGCGGGCGAGTTCCCGGACGGAGATGAGCCGCCGCTCGTGTGCTATGCGGTCGACGAGCGCGGGCCCATCGAGCAGGGGCTGGCCGCCCTGCGCGAGGCCCTGGGCGAGGCGGCCATTGCCAACGCGCTGGGACTACCGCGCTACGGCCCGACGCAGACGGCCCTGGAGGTGCACGACCCGGGCGCCACCAAGTGGCTGAGCCTGGCCTGGCTCCTGGAGCGCTGGGGCATGGGGCCGGCCGATGTGGTCGCCATCGGCGACGACGTCAACGACGTGCCCATGCTGCGGGCGGCCGGGCTGTCGTTCGCCATGGGCAACGCGCCGCCGTCCGTGAAGGCCGAAGCGGACGCCGTCACGGGCAGCAACGACGAACACGGCGTGGTCGAGGCGCTGACGGGCGTGTTTGGACTCTGA
- a CDS encoding methyltransferase domain-containing protein — MPHRKTSSGEAAISERGAYVSRGGAKLKFALDRLGLDLAGRVCADFGCSTGGFTDCMLQEGAARVYAVDTGYGMLAWTLRQDGRVVVMERTNAMHVELPEPVDVVTADVAWTRQRHIVPSALRRVRPGGLILSLFKPQYESGREHVRRGRLDPARFEEVLEATLAGLAAEGLPVAEVVRLPHERKSKNPEAFLLVRPADCAPPATPGSEAPPRTRS; from the coding sequence GTGCCGCACAGGAAGACCTCTTCAGGGGAGGCGGCCATCAGCGAGCGGGGCGCCTACGTGAGCCGGGGCGGCGCGAAGCTCAAGTTCGCCCTCGATCGGCTCGGCCTGGACCTGGCCGGGCGGGTGTGTGCCGACTTCGGGTGCAGCACGGGCGGCTTCACCGACTGCATGCTGCAGGAGGGCGCCGCGCGCGTCTACGCGGTCGACACCGGCTACGGGATGCTGGCATGGACGCTGCGGCAGGACGGGCGCGTGGTCGTCATGGAGCGGACGAACGCCATGCATGTCGAGCTGCCCGAGCCGGTCGACGTCGTGACGGCGGACGTGGCCTGGACGCGCCAGCGGCACATCGTGCCGAGCGCGCTGCGCCGGGTGCGTCCCGGGGGGCTGATCCTGTCGCTGTTCAAGCCGCAGTACGAGTCCGGGCGGGAGCATGTACGAAGGGGCCGGCTGGACCCGGCGCGCTTCGAGGAGGTTCTGGAGGCGACGCTGGCCGGCCTGGCCGCCGAAGGGCTGCCGGTGGCCGAGGTCGTGCGCCTTCCCCACGAGCGCAAGAGCAAGAACCCCGAGGCGTTCCTGCTCGTGCGCCCCGCCGATTGTGCGCCGCCGGCTACTCCCGGTTCAGAAGCTCCGCCGCGTACTCGAAGCTGA
- a CDS encoding sugar phosphate isomerase/epimerase — protein sequence MSAPPTPLEDGPTGPAPTMDLRVPLGFKLPLDWRTYVEDGRLPAPPDDLYAFLCRAGFAYVEFSTRTLQDEPERALLTREAAACAGACLRTYLHPYTRGETNPAAFGPGEEVRPALTAILRGAADVAKGTGAPVRLVIHPAEARHDPSLGAPDDYRRTLLDRSRAYFAVMAGLCAEEYPQVRPAVEFQMPAPHDSTIIRIGDVSDELLEASAGLPLCLDVGHYLLAVDCHAQAPVPPEALLRRVAAVHLHDVVDGRDHQIISERSGRARACLRALLDTGYAGGVTLEYGLAAIGDAGGIAPIVERSLAVLGAWPA from the coding sequence GTGTCCGCGCCCCCGACCCCGCTGGAGGACGGGCCGACCGGCCCGGCACCGACCATGGACCTTCGCGTGCCGCTGGGTTTCAAGCTCCCGCTGGACTGGCGCACCTACGTGGAGGACGGCCGCCTGCCGGCCCCTCCCGACGACCTCTATGCGTTCCTGTGCCGGGCGGGGTTCGCCTATGTCGAGTTCAGCACACGGACCCTTCAGGACGAGCCGGAACGCGCCCTGCTGACCCGCGAGGCGGCCGCGTGCGCCGGCGCGTGCCTGCGCACGTACCTGCACCCGTACACCAGGGGGGAGACGAACCCGGCGGCCTTCGGCCCGGGCGAGGAAGTGCGGCCCGCCCTGACGGCCATCCTGCGCGGGGCCGCCGATGTGGCGAAGGGCACGGGGGCGCCGGTGCGGCTCGTCATCCATCCCGCCGAGGCGCGGCACGACCCCTCGCTGGGGGCGCCGGACGACTACCGCCGGACGCTGCTGGACCGTTCCCGCGCCTACTTCGCCGTGATGGCCGGTCTCTGTGCGGAGGAGTACCCGCAGGTGCGGCCGGCCGTCGAGTTCCAGATGCCCGCGCCGCACGACTCGACGATCATCCGAATCGGCGACGTCTCCGACGAACTCCTGGAAGCCTCCGCCGGCCTGCCGCTCTGCCTGGACGTCGGGCACTACCTGCTGGCCGTCGACTGCCACGCCCAGGCGCCTGTGCCGCCCGAGGCCCTCCTGCGCCGCGTCGCGGCCGTGCACCTGCATGACGTGGTGGACGGGCGCGATCACCAGATCATCTCGGAGCGTTCGGGCCGCGCACGTGCCTGCCTGCGGGCGCTGTTGGACACGGGGTACGCGGGCGGCGTCACGCTCGAGTACGGCCTGGCCGCCATCGGCGACGCGGGCGGCATCGCGCCCATCGTCGAGCGGTCGCTGGCCGTGTTGGGGGCCTGGCCGGCGTGA
- the hflB gene encoding ATP-dependent zinc metalloprotease FtsH, which translates to MPASPPPRNDADGRPPEGPPPKEPPPRIFRIPLWYIVGGFLLVLLIQHVGSDLRYEQIAYGRFRALLTTGGIRTVELTGSRVRGEYAPAEGRSGARGFVANRPVSDDELPALLQEHLGEDWDVKTSWLESPVFYWLLPLLLLFVLWRFLMGRAGPMRSVMDFSQSRANVIAQKDVEVTFRDVAGIDECKQELEEVVEFLRNPSKFTRLGGRIPKGVLLIGPPGTGKTLLARAVAGEAGVTFFSLSGSDFVEMFVGVGAARVRDLFEQATKAAPAIIFIDELDALGKKRGGGILGGHDEREQTLNALLVQMDGFTAQKGVILLAATNRPEMLDPALLRPGRFDRQVVVPPPDLRDRHEILQVHARDVKLGPDVDLQKLAAMTPGFVGADLANLVNEATLLAARQGKNQVEMADFEDSIERVVAGLAKRNRLMNEEEKKIVAHHEAGHALVACLLPAADRVRKISMIPRGIAALGYTMQMPSEDRYLLKKNELTDRLTVMLGGRSAEEVVFGEISTGAQNDLQKASELARRMATEFGMSSELGPLAYGSSPEPSPWGPELIGRGPWSEQTAREVDAAVRTLVEDAHGRAVELLSAHRPALDAIAAALREREVVGEEELQAILAEHGIRLRGSGPGAPEEPAPQPGPTAEPDAQPPAGDAPEPPEDP; encoded by the coding sequence ATGCCTGCGTCCCCACCCCCGCGCAACGACGCCGACGGGCGACCGCCGGAGGGCCCTCCCCCCAAGGAGCCCCCCCCGCGCATCTTCCGCATCCCCCTCTGGTACATCGTGGGCGGATTCCTTCTGGTGCTCCTCATTCAGCACGTCGGCTCGGACCTCCGCTACGAGCAGATCGCGTACGGCCGGTTCCGTGCGCTGCTGACCACGGGCGGGATTCGGACGGTCGAGCTGACGGGTTCCCGGGTGCGCGGGGAATACGCCCCGGCCGAGGGCCGGTCCGGCGCGCGGGGCTTCGTGGCGAACCGGCCGGTCAGCGACGACGAGTTGCCGGCCCTGCTCCAGGAGCATCTGGGAGAGGACTGGGACGTCAAGACGTCGTGGCTGGAGAGCCCGGTGTTCTACTGGCTGCTGCCCCTGCTGCTGCTCTTCGTGTTGTGGCGCTTCCTGATGGGCCGCGCCGGCCCGATGCGCAGCGTCATGGACTTCAGCCAGAGCCGGGCCAACGTCATCGCCCAGAAGGACGTGGAGGTGACCTTCCGGGACGTGGCGGGGATCGACGAGTGCAAGCAGGAGCTGGAGGAGGTCGTCGAGTTCCTCCGGAACCCCTCGAAGTTCACGCGCCTGGGCGGCCGCATCCCCAAGGGCGTGCTGCTGATCGGACCGCCCGGCACGGGCAAGACGCTGCTGGCCCGGGCCGTGGCCGGCGAAGCCGGGGTGACGTTCTTCAGCCTCAGCGGGTCGGACTTCGTGGAGATGTTCGTGGGTGTGGGCGCCGCGCGCGTGCGCGACCTGTTCGAGCAGGCCACCAAGGCCGCCCCGGCCATCATCTTCATCGACGAACTCGACGCGCTGGGCAAGAAGCGCGGCGGAGGCATCCTGGGCGGCCATGACGAGCGCGAGCAGACGCTCAACGCCCTGCTGGTGCAGATGGACGGGTTCACGGCCCAGAAGGGCGTCATCCTGCTGGCGGCCACCAACCGCCCCGAGATGCTGGACCCCGCCCTGCTGCGCCCCGGGCGGTTCGACCGGCAGGTCGTCGTGCCCCCGCCGGACCTGCGCGACCGGCACGAGATCCTGCAGGTCCATGCCAGGGACGTCAAGCTCGGCCCGGACGTGGACCTGCAGAAGCTGGCGGCAATGACGCCCGGCTTCGTCGGCGCCGACCTGGCCAATCTCGTCAACGAGGCAACCCTCCTGGCCGCCCGGCAGGGGAAGAACCAGGTGGAGATGGCCGACTTCGAGGACTCCATCGAGCGGGTGGTCGCCGGCCTGGCCAAGCGCAACCGCCTGATGAACGAGGAGGAGAAGAAGATCGTCGCGCACCATGAGGCCGGCCACGCGCTGGTCGCCTGCCTGCTGCCGGCGGCGGACCGCGTGCGCAAGATATCGATGATCCCCCGCGGGATCGCCGCCCTGGGCTACACAATGCAGATGCCCAGCGAGGACCGCTACCTGCTGAAGAAGAACGAGCTGACCGACCGCCTGACGGTGATGCTGGGCGGACGCTCGGCCGAGGAGGTGGTGTTCGGCGAGATATCGACCGGCGCTCAGAACGACCTGCAGAAGGCCTCCGAGCTGGCCCGCCGGATGGCCACCGAGTTCGGCATGAGCAGCGAACTGGGCCCCCTGGCCTACGGCAGCAGCCCCGAGCCGTCGCCCTGGGGGCCGGAACTCATCGGGCGCGGCCCGTGGAGCGAACAGACCGCGCGCGAGGTCGACGCCGCCGTACGCACCCTGGTGGAGGACGCCCACGGGCGCGCCGTAGAGCTGCTGAGCGCGCATCGGCCGGCGCTGGACGCCATCGCCGCCGCGCTCCGCGAACGGGAGGTCGTCGGCGAGGAGGAGCTGCAGGCGATCCTGGCCGAGCACGGAATCCGGTTGCGCGGCTCCGGGCCGGGCGCCCCAGAGGAACCGGCGCCGCAACCCGGTCCAACGGCCGAACCCGACGCACAGCCCCCGGCCGGCGACGCCCCCGAACCGCCCGAAGACCCATGA
- a CDS encoding dihydroorotase, producing MEPVRPVRAAPTHAREAADGMMAVLFQNVHLTDPAAGVDGTRDVLVVGDRVRCVGDAAQVRRALAEAAVAQCTTVHGAGLWLWPGLVDAHVHLREPGFTPKETIRTGTAAAAAGGFTTVVCEPNTDPPPDTAERVRALRARIARDAAVRVRVKAAMTRDRLGREPVDIAALAAEPDVVAFSDDGDPIVPAALMAELCRRAAACGALLSPHCEDSPRALQAFGDGAEPGFAPREPYANEALYVGRDLALAVRAGCRIHFSHVSLAETVRAVAAARPSAPGRTVTCEATPHHLLLCRQDYAPGQAPGVNPPIRTAEDRDALRRALLDGSVDCIATDHAPHTAQDKAAGASGLVGLETALGLVLTHLIGPQGLTPADAVRRMSLEPARIFRLPAGTLAPGSPADMVLIDPARRWTVRPEDFRSKSRNTPFAGRQMKGRAVATYVGGRPAWADPSFGERMAEDRP from the coding sequence ATGGAACCTGTGAGGCCCGTCCGAGCCGCGCCCACCCACGCCAGAGAGGCCGCAGACGGCATGATGGCCGTCCTGTTCCAGAACGTGCACCTGACCGATCCGGCCGCCGGCGTCGACGGCACGCGCGACGTGCTCGTCGTCGGCGACCGCGTCCGTTGCGTCGGAGACGCCGCCCAGGTGCGGCGCGCCCTGGCCGAGGCCGCCGTCGCGCAGTGCACCACGGTGCACGGCGCAGGCCTCTGGCTCTGGCCCGGCCTCGTGGACGCGCACGTGCACCTCCGCGAGCCGGGCTTCACACCCAAGGAGACCATCCGCACCGGCACGGCGGCGGCCGCCGCCGGCGGCTTCACAACCGTGGTCTGCGAGCCGAACACCGACCCCCCGCCCGACACGGCGGAGCGCGTCCGGGCGCTGCGCGCCCGCATCGCCCGCGACGCCGCCGTCCGCGTGCGGGTCAAGGCCGCGATGACGCGCGACCGGCTCGGCCGGGAGCCGGTGGACATCGCCGCGCTGGCCGCCGAGCCGGACGTCGTGGCGTTCAGCGACGACGGCGACCCGATCGTGCCGGCCGCTCTGATGGCCGAACTCTGCCGCCGGGCCGCCGCATGCGGCGCCCTGCTCTCGCCCCACTGCGAGGACTCGCCGCGCGCCCTGCAGGCCTTCGGCGACGGCGCCGAGCCGGGCTTCGCCCCCCGGGAACCCTATGCGAACGAGGCGCTCTACGTCGGACGCGACCTGGCGCTGGCCGTCCGGGCCGGCTGCCGGATCCACTTCTCGCACGTCAGTCTGGCCGAGACGGTCCGGGCCGTCGCCGCCGCAAGGCCCTCGGCCCCGGGCCGCACGGTAACCTGCGAGGCGACACCCCACCACCTGCTCCTCTGCCGCCAGGACTACGCGCCGGGGCAGGCCCCGGGCGTCAACCCGCCCATCCGGACGGCCGAGGACCGCGACGCCCTGCGCCGGGCGCTTCTGGACGGCTCGGTGGACTGCATCGCCACCGACCACGCGCCCCACACGGCCCAGGACAAGGCCGCCGGGGCGAGCGGGCTGGTCGGGCTGGAGACCGCGCTGGGCCTGGTTCTGACCCATCTGATCGGCCCACAAGGGCTTACGCCGGCCGATGCGGTGCGCCGGATGAGCCTGGAGCCGGCCCGCATCTTCCGCCTGCCGGCCGGCACACTGGCCCCCGGAAGCCCGGCAGACATGGTGCTGATCGATCCCGCACGCCGGTGGACCGTGCGGCCTGAGGACTTCCGCTCGAAATCCCGTAATACCCCCTTCGCCGGCCGGCAGATGAAGGGGCGGGCCGTCGCCACCTACGTCGGCGGCCGACCGGCCTGGGCCGACCCCTCCTTCGGGGAGCGCATGGCGGAGGACCGCCCGTGA
- a CDS encoding sugar phosphate isomerase/epimerase: protein MAGIQLALQMYTVRDHLKDDYAGTLHTVREIGYDRVETSPGPGDAAEMKRLHDDAGLTIVGLHVGLDLLEGDIDRWIDYAQAVGNADLVCPWLPADRRGGEQDWLALAALLERLGARCTQAGLRLAYHNHSFEFVRFGDRYALDLLYEETTPQNVRCELDTYWVKHGGEDPADYIRRYAGRGPLLHIKDMAADEGRSFAEVGRGILDWPAIRRAALESGVECCVVEQDRCAGDSFASARISFEYAAELLNRE from the coding sequence ATGGCCGGCATTCAACTCGCACTGCAGATGTACACCGTCCGCGACCACCTGAAGGATGACTACGCGGGGACGCTCCACACGGTCAGGGAGATCGGCTACGACCGCGTCGAGACCTCGCCGGGCCCCGGAGACGCCGCCGAGATGAAGCGGCTCCACGACGACGCCGGCCTGACGATCGTCGGGCTGCACGTCGGCCTGGACCTGCTGGAGGGCGACATCGACCGCTGGATCGACTACGCGCAGGCCGTCGGCAACGCCGACCTCGTCTGCCCGTGGCTGCCGGCCGACCGCCGCGGCGGCGAGCAGGACTGGCTGGCCCTGGCCGCGCTGCTCGAGCGCCTGGGCGCGCGCTGCACGCAGGCCGGCCTGCGCCTGGCCTACCACAACCACAGCTTCGAGTTCGTCCGGTTCGGCGACCGATACGCCCTGGACCTGCTCTACGAGGAGACGACCCCGCAGAACGTCCGCTGCGAGCTGGACACCTACTGGGTCAAGCACGGCGGCGAGGACCCGGCCGACTACATCCGGCGGTACGCCGGCCGCGGGCCGCTGCTCCACATCAAGGACATGGCGGCCGATGAGGGCCGCTCGTTCGCCGAGGTCGGCCGCGGCATCCTGGACTGGCCGGCCATCCGCCGGGCGGCGCTGGAGTCGGGCGTGGAGTGCTGCGTCGTGGAGCAGGACCGGTGCGCCGGCGATTCCTTTGCCAGCGCGCGCATCAGCTTCGAGTACGCGGCGGAGCTTCTGAACCGGGAGTAG
- a CDS encoding polyprenyl synthetase family protein, whose product MADADARKGRELDEQLAQAAARIDPVLEQLFPRQGGDVLSEAVWYHMEGGGKRIRPAICLLACEQLGGRPDDALPFAAAVEILHNMLLVHDDLEDGDTVRRNRQALWVRYGVGHAVNVGDYMLAVACRAVLSSPVPDATRVRLADAFADAYASTCRGQALDMSDRGREDLTVDDYLRMVTLKTGRYLALGMVGGAIVAGLEPEAVRPIEELGESMGPAFQIRDDAIDLTAGKGRGGVVGNDVREGKPSILYAHALGAASAPDRRRLVEIMRRDRAETTDDDVAWVRDLYERCGSLEFAARTADELVQRAYASIERIPVADREFFGQLARYMADRAT is encoded by the coding sequence ATGGCGGACGCCGACGCGAGGAAAGGCCGGGAGCTGGACGAGCAGTTGGCGCAGGCGGCGGCGCGCATCGATCCCGTTCTGGAGCAGCTGTTTCCCCGGCAGGGCGGCGACGTGCTGTCAGAAGCCGTGTGGTACCACATGGAGGGCGGCGGGAAGCGGATCCGCCCGGCCATCTGCCTGCTGGCGTGCGAGCAGCTCGGCGGCCGGCCCGACGACGCGCTGCCGTTCGCGGCGGCCGTCGAGATACTGCACAACATGCTGCTCGTGCACGACGACCTGGAGGACGGCGACACGGTGCGGCGCAACCGCCAGGCCCTGTGGGTGCGCTACGGAGTCGGCCATGCCGTCAACGTGGGCGACTACATGCTGGCCGTGGCGTGCCGGGCCGTGCTGAGCAGCCCCGTGCCGGACGCGACGCGCGTGCGGCTGGCGGACGCCTTCGCGGACGCCTACGCGTCCACGTGCCGCGGTCAGGCGCTGGACATGAGCGACCGCGGGCGCGAGGACCTGACCGTGGACGACTACCTGCGCATGGTGACGCTGAAGACGGGGCGCTACCTGGCGCTCGGGATGGTCGGCGGCGCCATCGTGGCCGGCCTGGAGCCCGAGGCCGTGCGGCCCATCGAGGAGCTGGGCGAGAGCATGGGGCCGGCCTTCCAGATCCGCGACGACGCCATCGACCTGACGGCCGGCAAGGGGCGCGGCGGCGTCGTGGGCAACGACGTGCGCGAGGGCAAGCCGAGCATCCTCTACGCGCACGCGCTCGGGGCCGCCTCGGCGCCGGACCGCCGGCGCCTGGTGGAGATCATGCGTCGCGACCGTGCCGAGACGACCGACGACGACGTGGCCTGGGTGCGGGACCTGTATGAGCGGTGCGGATCGCTGGAGTTCGCCGCGCGCACCGCCGACGAACTCGTGCAGCGCGCGTATGCGAGCATCGAGCGCATCCCGGTCGCGGACCGCGAGTTCTTCGGGCAACTGGCCCGCTACATGGCGGACCGGGCGACTTAG
- a CDS encoding type II secretion system protein: MRKAFTLIEMLVVIAIIAILAGLLMPALAKARKEARKTHCINNQRNVGTFLVMYGTDNRGAYPSFSWLDGDDRVYDSSLSVAKLYGGAYADQVELFHCAMTNNEIEISTEDEDGNLFDPDNDTETTEYRFRSTAKESNDPDYLIDCAVPRNANGGRAVYADAPDMERERMKWYATTTDPFPASNYASHETGSVVLFFDSHVAFVRMNNVGGTPNPDLFGEREISGEMVQIQQDTDVYTDNAWTGYYRGDEAVDCKLGNMRRQPGQRDQWDVGWDLDWTN; encoded by the coding sequence ATGCGTAAGGCGTTTACATTGATCGAGATGCTGGTGGTGATAGCGATCATCGCTATCCTGGCCGGCCTTCTCATGCCCGCGCTCGCCAAGGCGCGCAAGGAGGCCCGGAAGACCCATTGCATAAACAACCAGCGCAATGTGGGGACGTTCCTGGTCATGTATGGGACCGACAACCGGGGCGCCTACCCGAGCTTCTCGTGGCTGGACGGGGATGACCGCGTCTACGATTCCTCGCTCTCGGTCGCCAAGCTCTATGGTGGGGCGTACGCCGACCAGGTGGAGTTGTTCCACTGCGCGATGACCAACAACGAGATCGAGATCAGCACGGAGGACGAAGACGGCAATCTGTTCGATCCGGACAATGACACCGAAACGACTGAGTACCGCTTCCGAAGCACCGCCAAGGAATCGAACGATCCGGACTACCTGATCGACTGCGCGGTGCCGCGGAACGCGAACGGCGGACGGGCCGTCTACGCCGACGCTCCGGACATGGAGCGCGAGCGCATGAAGTGGTATGCGACAACCACCGATCCGTTCCCGGCCAGCAACTACGCCAGCCACGAGACCGGTTCCGTCGTGCTGTTCTTCGACAGCCACGTGGCGTTCGTGCGCATGAACAACGTCGGCGGCACGCCGAATCCGGACCTCTTCGGCGAACGGGAGATCAGCGGCGAGATGGTTCAGATTCAGCAGGACACGGACGTCTACACCGACAACGCCTGGACCGGATACTACCGGGGCGATGAGGCCGTCGACTGCAAGCTGGGCAACATGCGGCGCCAGCCTGGCCAGCGTGACCAATGGGACGTTGGCTGGGATCTGGACTGGACTAACTGA
- a CDS encoding M28 family peptidase yields the protein MNAYDYCKHIVETWPNRWTGSPGEKASGDWIERQLAHMGYETRQPRFPCPGWEYEGEELYLEGRRLDAGAQFFSVGCDVTGPLAAITPDRKGGFTGEVQGRIAILKETDTGEVDDRNSILMNLQKAGALAAIMESEYPDTYSTKMFRTPESTLPAAGVSGEVGRMLFASLGKEAHLVIRARQTQSTTSNVIGEQGPADGPVFLICAHHEAAPASPGAYDNAAGVGVFLEMAERLADVASGARLRFVAWGGHEFGVFGSKWYVENCPDEAKAVRHLLVFDGVGAKDSDPRIAVNGGERLVTQLRTYAEGRDDLVVREQAGGGGDGLYFVRAGVETVWVHATKRRPAAPDGQRVVAGGLAAPFHSPIDDMRWITREAMAREVGIGMDIVSEWIRGA from the coding sequence GTGAACGCATATGACTACTGCAAGCACATCGTCGAGACCTGGCCGAACCGCTGGACCGGCTCGCCCGGCGAGAAGGCATCCGGCGACTGGATCGAGCGGCAACTGGCCCACATGGGCTACGAGACGCGCCAGCCCCGCTTCCCCTGCCCCGGCTGGGAATACGAGGGCGAAGAACTCTACCTGGAAGGCCGCCGCCTGGACGCCGGCGCGCAGTTCTTCAGCGTCGGCTGCGACGTAACCGGCCCGCTGGCGGCCATCACGCCCGACCGCAAAGGCGGCTTCACCGGCGAGGTGCAGGGTCGGATCGCCATCCTCAAGGAGACCGACACGGGCGAGGTCGACGACCGCAACTCGATCCTGATGAACCTCCAGAAGGCCGGCGCCCTCGCCGCGATCATGGAGTCCGAGTACCCCGACACCTACTCCACGAAGATGTTCCGCACACCGGAGTCGACCCTGCCGGCCGCCGGCGTGAGCGGCGAGGTGGGCCGGATGCTCTTCGCGTCGCTGGGCAAGGAGGCGCACCTGGTCATCCGCGCCCGGCAGACGCAGAGCACCACCTCGAACGTCATCGGCGAGCAGGGCCCGGCCGACGGGCCCGTGTTCCTCATCTGCGCCCACCACGAGGCGGCCCCCGCCTCGCCCGGCGCCTACGACAACGCCGCCGGCGTCGGCGTCTTCCTGGAGATGGCCGAACGGCTGGCCGACGTCGCATCCGGCGCGCGGCTCCGGTTCGTGGCCTGGGGCGGGCACGAGTTCGGCGTGTTCGGCTCGAAGTGGTACGTGGAGAACTGCCCGGACGAGGCAAAGGCGGTCAGGCATCTGCTCGTCTTCGACGGGGTCGGCGCAAAGGACTCCGACCCGCGCATCGCCGTCAACGGAGGCGAGCGGCTCGTGACGCAACTGCGGACATACGCCGAGGGACGCGACGACCTGGTGGTGCGCGAACAGGCGGGCGGCGGCGGCGACGGGCTCTACTTCGTCCGCGCCGGCGTGGAGACAGTGTGGGTGCACGCGACGAAGCGGCGCCCTGCCGCCCCCGACGGGCAACGCGTCGTGGCCGGCGGGCTCGCCGCGCCGTTCCACAGCCCGATCGACGACATGCGCTGGATCACCCGCGAGGCCATGGCGCGCGAGGTGGGCATCGGCATGGACATCGTGTCGGAGTGGATCCGGGGCGCCTGA